Proteins found in one Amphiprion ocellaris isolate individual 3 ecotype Okinawa chromosome 22, ASM2253959v1, whole genome shotgun sequence genomic segment:
- the flt1 gene encoding vascular endothelial growth factor receptor 1 isoform X5, translating to MMNFILICLLCGLYGVLGKDKDQKGKFSVPLLDVKTQHLVLNVNQTLLISCRGRWQLSWAFPAGLARDQVEVDESRCGRTSQQYCSRLRVHHSQTQHTGLFRCRYQHRTQKQASIYVYVTDSQQPFVEHPGMSPGVLYMKEKQPLLIPCRVTDPNITTTLVKFPSYSLSPDRRNILWSSKRGFTIRTPTFFYIGLFFCQTVIDGVKHKSRIYFVHRPVSNITEVYLNTSGPMQALKGERLVLNCTATAELNTRVNITWDYPGKSNNAGSTSKRLLRHQTHMLFYSILTIPKLHRSDRGLYTCRVTSGDQSKQQKVTVVVYDRPFIRLKPRNGSVVVVQSGQKSYKISPKLKAFPAPEVIWLKDGMVAAEQCSRYHMEGNSLIIRDVAEEDAGKYTMLVRIQEHGLYQNLTLTLAVNVSPQIGEKAVSLQDPGSVPRGSRQALHCTSHGVPPPHIQWLWHPCPPKGLPAAPRA from the exons ATGATGAATTTTATTCTCATCTGTCTACTATGTGGATTGTATGGTGTTCTCGGAAAAG ATAAAGATCAGAAGGGGAAGTTCAGCGTCCCTCTCCTGGATGTGAAAACTCAGCATCTGGTCCTGAATGTCAACCAGACTCTGCTGATCAGCTGCAG GGGTCGCTGGCAGCTGTCATGGGCGTTCCCAGCAGGGTTGGCCAGAGATCAGGTGGAAGTGGACGAATCTCGCTGTGGGAGGACGAGCCAACAGTACTGCAGCCGTCTGAGAGTCCACCACAGCCAGACCCAACACACCGGCCTGTTCCGCTGCCGGTACCAACACAGAACCCAGAAACAGGCGTCTATCTATGTGTATGTTACAG ACAGCCAGCAGCCATTTGTGGAACATCCAGGTATGAGCCCAGGTGTGTTATacatgaaggaaaagcagccgCTGCTCATCCCCTGCCGGGTCACCGACCCCAACATCACCACCACACTGGTCAAG TTCCCTAGCTACAGCCTGAGTCCAGACCGGAGGAACATTTTATGGAGCAGCAAGCGAGGCTTCACAATCCGAACTCCCACTTTCTTCTACATCGGCCTCTTCTTCTGCCAAACGGTCATCGACGGGGTCAAACACAAGTCACGTATTTACTTTGTGCACAGACCAG TGAGTAACATCACAGAGGTGTACCTGAACACCAGTGGACCAATGCAGGCCCTGAAGGGAGAGAGGCTGGTCTTGAACTGCACTGCCACCGCTGAGTTAAACACCAGAGTCAACATCACCTGGGACTACCCTGGAAAG AGTAACAACGCCGGCTCCACATCCAAACGGCTCCTGAGACACCAAACACACATGTTGTTCTACAGTATTCTAACCATCCCGAAGCTTCACCGCTCAGACCGAGGCCTCTACACATGTCGCGTCACCAGCGGTGATCAAAGCAAACAGCAGAAAGTCACTGTCGTCGTCTATG ATCGTCCATTTATCCGTCTGAAGCCAAGGAATGGATCTGTGGTCGTGGTACAATCAGGACAGAAATCTTACAAAATCTCCCCCAAGCTAAAAGCGTTTCCTGCCCCTGAAGTCATCTG GTTGAAGGACGGCATGGTGGCTGCAGAGCAATGCTCCAGATACCACATGGAAGGGAATTCCTTGATTATCCGGGATGTCGCAGAGGAGGATGCTGGGAAGTACACTATGCTAGTACGAATCCAGGAACATGGACTCTACCAGAATCTCACTCTTACACTTGCGGTCAATG TGAGTCCTCAGATAGGGGAGAAAGCGGTGTCGTTGCAGGACCCCGGATCTGTCCCGCGAGGCAGCAGACAAGCTCTGCACTGCACATCCCACGGAGTCCCTCCTCCACACATCCAGTGGCTCTGGCATCCCTGTCCGCCCAAAGGCCT CCCTGCTGCACCACGAGCCTGA